In Portunus trituberculatus isolate SZX2019 chromosome 28, ASM1759143v1, whole genome shotgun sequence, one genomic interval encodes:
- the LOC123510060 gene encoding LOW QUALITY PROTEIN: uncharacterized protein LOC123510060 (The sequence of the model RefSeq protein was modified relative to this genomic sequence to represent the inferred CDS: inserted 1 base in 1 codon), with protein sequence MASSSDEAAADQPTAEGSDIAKKRKVRDVSKWKKTISKKRRDSGQEYTSRFTHHVVAAKQVGXPCTCPKKCFDVVGHDKVQQIFDEYWKMGDHNAQSAYLSKVVTSHPVARQYAGDESVRKATFEYTVIVNNQKVVVCKTAFLHIHSISSKRVFNVVKKLGETGVAPVDMRGAGPAPNKTPDDIMQFAQDHIKSLPTCSSHYSRAKSHDRVYLPPGYSQARCYELYKIWCDERDVPEERRVTLDKYCRIFTTYNIGTNPPVSMVPNVSRRGQGRAAGGCLNVLFARDRVMFHHTDYRVIHCAVRWLPFLADYRETMECLDVSSCI encoded by the exons ATGGCTTCCTCCAGTGATGAAGCTGCAGCTGATCAACCTACTGCTGAAGGCTCTGATATAgctaagaagaggaaggttagAGATGTATCAAAGTGGAAGAAGACTATAAGCAAGAAGAGGCGAGACAGTGGACAAGAATACACGAGCCGCTTTACGCATCACGTGGTGGCGGCAAAACAAGTTG GCCCCTGTACGTGCCCTAAAAAGtgttttgatgttgttggtCATGACAAAGTGCAGCAGATATTCGATGAATATTGGAAAATGGGTGACCATAATGCCCAATCTGCTTACCTGTCTAAAGTGGTGACATCGCATCCCGTGGCTCGGCAGTATGCAGGAGATGAGAGTGTGAGGAAAGCTACTTTCGAGTATACGGTGATCGTGAATAACCAGAAAGTAGTGGTGTGTAAGACGGCCTTTCTCCATATCCATTCCATCAGTTCGAAACGAGTGTTTAACGTCGTGAAGAAGTTGGGAGAGACAGGTGTTGCTCCTGTGGATATGCGTGGGGCAGGGCCTGCACCGAACAAGACACCAGATGACATTATGCAGTTTGCTCAAGACCACATCAAATCTTTGCCCACCTGTTCTTCCCATTATTCAAGAGCAAAGAGTCATGATCGTGTGTACCTCCCACCTGGATACAGTCAAGCTCGATGTTACGAATTGTACAAGATCTGGTGTGATGAGAGGGACGTCCCAGAAGAGAGACGCGTTACTTTGGACAAGTACTGCAGGATTTTCACCACTTATAACATCGGGACCAATCCTCCAGTGAGTATGGTGCCTAATGTATCGCGAAGGGGGCAGGGGAGGGCAGCAGGAGGCTGCCTGAATGTGTTATTCGCCAGAGATCGTGTAATGTTTCACCATACAGACTACAGAGTGATACATTGTGCGGTGAGATGGTTACCTTTCCTTGCTGACTATCGGGAGACTATGGAGTGTCTTGATGTGTCCTCGTGTATTTAA